A portion of the Adhaeribacter radiodurans genome contains these proteins:
- a CDS encoding DUF3419 family protein, which yields MKPETKGQVQLSKLIFTHNWEDPAMDERALQIKADDTVFTITSGGCNTLGFLRFNPRQIYCVDINAAQTYLMELKQAAFRYLDYEELLAFLGLRHHPKRSLIFRKLISDLSPEARSFWLNNNSLIEKGIIMNGRYERFVKIASWLLRTLQGYGKTKRLFGLKTLEEQKKLYDTEWNNGRWQWIFKTLFNKKRLAKGGLDGDYFHFDDGSASFSESFHKRAGHAICDLPVQTNYFLALYLLGHYQNEKSIPAYLQQENFNVIKKNIDRIHPVTADSKYWLEVQQDNLFDAMALSNICELMDKADTHKLFSEVLRTSKPGARLIFRNLMIPREVPENLQSNIIQDSDLSKEIQFQDRSFVYGKVAAYTIVK from the coding sequence ATGAAGCCTGAAACCAAAGGACAAGTTCAGCTAAGCAAATTGATTTTCACTCATAACTGGGAAGATCCAGCTATGGATGAAAGAGCTTTGCAAATAAAAGCAGATGATACTGTTTTTACTATTACCTCCGGAGGATGTAATACACTGGGCTTTCTGCGTTTTAATCCGAGACAAATTTATTGCGTAGATATAAATGCCGCTCAAACTTATCTGATGGAGTTAAAACAAGCTGCTTTTCGGTATCTTGACTACGAAGAATTATTGGCATTTCTCGGACTCCGCCATCACCCTAAACGTTCACTTATTTTTCGAAAACTGATATCTGACCTTTCTCCCGAAGCCAGGTCCTTTTGGTTGAACAATAATAGTCTCATAGAAAAAGGGATCATCATGAATGGCCGGTATGAACGATTTGTAAAAATCGCGAGCTGGCTACTGCGCACTTTACAAGGATATGGAAAAACAAAGAGGTTGTTTGGATTAAAAACCTTAGAGGAACAAAAAAAGCTTTATGATACGGAATGGAACAATGGTCGATGGCAATGGATATTCAAGACTTTGTTCAATAAAAAACGTTTAGCAAAAGGAGGGTTAGATGGTGATTATTTCCATTTTGATGATGGCTCCGCATCCTTTTCGGAAAGTTTTCACAAAAGAGCTGGCCATGCCATCTGTGATTTGCCCGTACAAACCAATTATTTTCTTGCACTTTATTTACTGGGGCACTATCAGAATGAAAAAAGCATTCCTGCTTATTTACAACAGGAGAATTTTAATGTTATTAAAAAAAACATAGATCGGATCCATCCGGTAACAGCCGATAGTAAATATTGGTTGGAAGTACAGCAGGATAATTTATTTGACGCAATGGCCTTATCCAACATCTGTGAATTGATGGATAAGGCCGATACTCACAAGTTATTTTCAGAAGTACTACGCACCAGCAAGCCCGGGGCCCGACTTATTTTCCGCAATTTAATGATTCCGAGAGAGGTGCCGGAAAATCTGCAGAGCAACATTATTCAAGACAGTGATCTGAGTAAGGAGATTCAATTCCAAGATCGGTCTTTTGTATATGGCAAAGTAGCGGCTTACACCATTGTTAAATAA
- a CDS encoding long-chain fatty aldehyde decarbonylase: MEKPLLSEPIAAEQQAVITDILSQAITGELIGMSNFASLAGAIDDVHEKMEAVEHANCERNHAEGFIAVAKQFGLQPIINMEGYYWKNVRDCFLKYAKQKDCIGCIIIQEVMLECFAVSMYHDVGQVLDNEIGALFRAISAEEEEHIEHSINLLQAEMNKDSFAFYQKVEAIHWDCMGILAEWTAQTDLKGHCGVCKGTCMKESLPNVSLDVTTMRGNALNLYMKTLDRIGLPGEKTLQWVINLPA, translated from the coding sequence ATGGAAAAGCCGCTATTATCCGAACCGATTGCTGCCGAACAACAAGCCGTTATAACGGATATATTATCCCAAGCTATTACCGGAGAGCTCATTGGGATGTCCAATTTTGCCTCTTTGGCTGGTGCCATTGATGATGTACACGAAAAAATGGAAGCGGTAGAACATGCTAACTGCGAACGAAACCATGCTGAGGGTTTCATCGCGGTGGCCAAGCAATTTGGGCTGCAGCCTATCATTAATATGGAAGGATATTATTGGAAAAATGTGCGGGATTGTTTCTTAAAATATGCTAAGCAGAAAGATTGCATTGGCTGCATCATTATCCAGGAAGTAATGCTGGAGTGCTTTGCGGTAAGTATGTACCATGATGTTGGCCAAGTCTTAGATAATGAAATTGGTGCCTTGTTCAGGGCCATCTCGGCAGAAGAAGAAGAACATATTGAACATTCTATTAATCTGTTGCAGGCTGAAATGAATAAAGACTCTTTTGCTTTTTACCAAAAAGTAGAAGCGATTCATTGGGATTGTATGGGGATATTAGCCGAGTGGACGGCTCAAACTGATTTAAAAGGACATTGTGGAGTTTGTAAAGGAACGTGTATGAAGGAATCATTGCCCAATGTATCGCTGGATGTAACTACCATGCGAGGTAACGCCTTGAACTTATATATGAAAACCTTGGATCGAATAGGCTTGCCAGGCGAAAAAACGCTGCAATGGGTCATCAACCTTCCCGCTTAA
- a CDS encoding GNAT family N-acetyltransferase yields the protein MKGVISLRVDRHPDFFELLRQRGEFIALVAENENKEIVGCFTAARQNFMYRQNQTPVFYLGDLKVHPFLKGSSLAYRLVGHMYDELKKHNADLLLCTAADGNQAVMPFFDGRLGIPQFKRMGRFFIYQVLPRRTSPGYHVLEGIDVNNKLNCFYTSFYQRYRFHPVINHLDGCIHFIKENSGFISAAISITDTSSYKQNVVLDYPFSLALLLNLLKGVSAFISIPTLPQKNEALRIAYVRYLGVENNKEADLVSVIQQARHWAFDNNYHFLNIAINENDERLIKLMDRWKQFIFISHGLLTSLAGHSEMVDEISHSVIYEDFSLV from the coding sequence ATGAAAGGGGTTATTAGTTTGCGAGTAGATCGCCATCCAGATTTTTTTGAACTGCTGCGACAAAGAGGAGAATTCATAGCTCTGGTAGCCGAAAATGAAAATAAAGAAATAGTAGGATGTTTTACCGCAGCCAGGCAAAATTTTATGTATAGGCAAAATCAAACCCCAGTATTCTATTTGGGTGATTTAAAAGTGCATCCTTTTTTAAAAGGAAGTTCTCTTGCTTATCGTTTAGTGGGGCACATGTATGATGAACTTAAGAAACACAATGCTGACTTGTTATTGTGTACTGCCGCAGATGGTAATCAGGCGGTCATGCCTTTTTTTGATGGAAGATTAGGTATCCCGCAGTTTAAAAGAATGGGTCGATTCTTTATATATCAGGTTTTACCGCGAAGAACGTCGCCTGGTTACCACGTTTTGGAAGGTATCGATGTAAACAATAAATTGAATTGTTTTTATACATCCTTTTATCAACGATACCGTTTTCACCCGGTTATTAATCATTTAGATGGCTGTATTCATTTCATAAAAGAAAATTCGGGTTTTATAAGTGCAGCCATTTCTATTACTGATACAAGCAGTTATAAACAAAATGTGGTACTTGATTATCCATTTAGTTTAGCTCTTCTGTTAAATTTATTAAAAGGGGTAAGTGCTTTTATTTCAATACCAACCTTGCCCCAGAAGAATGAAGCGTTGCGCATTGCCTACGTACGATACTTAGGGGTAGAAAATAATAAGGAAGCAGACCTGGTCAGTGTCATCCAACAAGCTCGGCACTGGGCCTTCGACAATAATTACCATTTTTTGAATATTGCAATAAATGAAAATGATGAACGACTCATAAAGTTAATGGATCGCTGGAAGCAATTTATATTTATATCCCACGGATTGTTGACTAGCTTAGCCGGGCATTCCGAAATGGTAGATGAGATCAGTCATAGTGTGATTTACGAAGATTTTTCACTTGTATAA